A stretch of the Desulfobacter sp. genome encodes the following:
- a CDS encoding cation transporter: MSTSQGKARIRKITLAGLFANIGLSIVKLVIGLYGNSQAVVADALHSFSDTSSDFVILFGVKYWTAPADESHPFGHQKIESFVTIGIGIILLGVAVTIGYKAVLALMTPGTQATLSWITFTAPLLSFAVKEILFRLTYQVGVETNSSSVKANAWHHRTDALSSLPVLVAVIACLINPKLAFLDQVGAILVSVFIVKVGLDILFSSIGELLDTSMSSQDLEVVKQIITQTPGVLGVHKIRTRKLAGSFYMDLHLEVDGKLTVFQGHNIAEKVKQVLVEKNTRIIDVMVHLEPYGPETQKRFN, from the coding sequence ATGAGCACTTCCCAGGGCAAGGCCAGGATACGAAAAATTACCCTGGCAGGGCTTTTTGCAAACATTGGACTTTCAATTGTTAAACTGGTCATCGGTCTCTATGGAAACAGCCAGGCGGTTGTGGCAGATGCCCTTCACAGTTTTTCCGACACCTCTTCTGACTTTGTGATTCTTTTCGGGGTAAAGTACTGGACCGCCCCGGCAGACGAAAGCCATCCCTTCGGCCACCAGAAAATAGAGTCTTTTGTCACCATCGGCATCGGAATCATCCTCCTGGGTGTGGCTGTTACCATCGGGTACAAGGCAGTTCTGGCCCTCATGACCCCGGGGACACAGGCCACCTTGTCCTGGATCACATTCACCGCCCCCTTGCTTTCCTTTGCAGTCAAAGAAATCCTCTTCCGCCTGACCTATCAAGTGGGCGTGGAAACAAATTCATCTTCGGTAAAGGCCAATGCATGGCACCACAGGACAGATGCGCTTTCCTCCCTGCCCGTTCTGGTGGCGGTGATCGCCTGCCTGATCAACCCAAAACTGGCCTTTCTTGACCAGGTCGGGGCCATTCTTGTTTCCGTATTCATTGTAAAGGTCGGCCTGGACATCCTTTTCTCCAGCATTGGGGAGCTTTTGGACACCAGCATGTCTTCACAAGACCTAGAGGTGGTAAAACAAATCATCACCCAGACCCCGGGGGTGCTCGGAGTCCACAAAATCCGAACCCGGAAACTGGCCGGCTCCTTCTACATGGATCTTCACCTTGAGGTGGACGGCAAGCTTACGGTATTTCAGGGCCATAATATTGCAGAAAAAGTGAAACAGGTGCTTGTTGAAAAAAACACCAGGATTATTGACGTCATGGTTCACCTTGAACCTTACGGGCCGGAAACCCAAAAAAGATTCAATTAA